A stretch of Candidatus Aminicenantes bacterium DNA encodes these proteins:
- a CDS encoding ABC transporter permease, with translation MKWKNLIKVAFKSIVKNKMRTLLTMLGIIIGVAAVIVMVAIGKG, from the coding sequence ATGAAATGGAAAAACCTGATCAAGGTGGCTTTCAAGTCGATCGTCAAGAACAAGATGCGCACCCTGCTGACCATGCTGGGCATCATCATCGGCGTTGCCGCCGTGATCGTCATGGTGGCCATCGGCAAGGG